The DNA sequence GATCGCCGCGCACCTCCACGATTCTGTGCTGCAGACCCTGGCACTGATCCAGAAGCGGTCGGGACATGCCGAAGAGGTGCAGCGCCTGGCGCGGAGTCAGGAACGCGAGCTGCGCCGCTACCTGTTCGAAGGTGAAGGGCAGCAGAGCGATTCGCTGACCACCGCACTCAAGGCCGTTGCCGCCGAGGTCGAAGACCACTACGGCGTCGAAGTCGAGGTGGTGACCGTCGGCGACGTCACGGCCGATGACCCCTCCTGGAGTGGCGATCACCGTCGATGGGCTGCGCTGATCGCGGCGACGCGGGAGGCACTTGTCAACGCCGCCAAACACTCCGGGGAACGCTCGGTTGATGTGTACGCCGAGGTGGAGAGCTCCCAGGTGGAGGTGTTCGTCCGCGACCGTGGCGTCGGCTTCGACCCCGACCAGGTGCCAGAAGATCGCCGCGGGGTGTCGGGGTCGATCAAGGCGCGGGTACAGCGGCACGGCGGTAGCGTTGAGATCAAGTCGACCGCCGGTCGAGGGGTCGATGTCCGGATGTCGATGCCGCGTGGCGGCGAGACGCCGTTGGTCACGGACCTCGGTGAGGACGCCGGTTCCGAATCGGACGCGGTGAATTGAGAGAGTTGGGGCGATGACCGGCCGAAGTGAGCCATACCGGGTGTTTCTTGTGGACGACCACGGTGTCTTCCGCTCTGGCGTACGAGCGGAGTTGGCCTCGGAGACCGACATGGCCGTGGTCGGCGAGGCAGGCGCGGTCGCCGATGCGATCGCGGGCATCCTCCAGTCGTCACCGGACGTGGTGTTGCTCGATGTGCACATGCCTGCCGGTGGAGGGATCGCGGTGCTGCGAGGTGTCGCCGACGCCGCACCGCAGAAGTCACCCGTCTTCCTGGCGCTGAGTGTGTCCGACGCCGCCGAAGACGTCATCGCCACCATTCGCGCGGGTGCCCGCGGCTATGTCACCAAGACGATCGGCGGCTCGGAGTTGGCCGATTCCGTGCGTCGGGTCGCAGATGGGGACGCCGTGTTCAGTCCGCGACTGGCCGGATTCGTGCTCGATTCGTTCACCGGGAAATCGCCCGTGCCGGAACCACATCTGGATCCCGAACTCGATTCGCTGACTCCACGCGAGATGGAGGTCCTGCGGCTGCTGGCCCGGGGGTTCACGTATCGGGAGATCGCCGAAGACCTCGTGATCTCCATCAAGACTGTGGAGACCCACGCGTCCAATGTCTTGCG is a window from the Williamsia sp. DF01-3 genome containing:
- a CDS encoding ATP-binding protein, with translation MPTVERVHRRDGGRVIGGVAGGVADHLGVDAFRVRVVFVVLSALAGAGVCAYGLLWFMCPPGTDTEPPTSSERRQGIGLAIVGVVAVVSVGFVASGTPAQFLIPLVVVAVGASLVWRELDSTWRPRSASARAITWTRIAGGATLVVIGLVVVVLAGNNRIGGLSTTLLAVAATVLGVLLLTIPLWLRMARMLGAERAARIRNAEREEIAAHLHDSVLQTLALIQKRSGHAEEVQRLARSQERELRRYLFEGEGQQSDSLTTALKAVAAEVEDHYGVEVEVVTVGDVTADDPSWSGDHRRWAALIAATREALVNAAKHSGERSVDVYAEVESSQVEVFVRDRGVGFDPDQVPEDRRGVSGSIKARVQRHGGSVEIKSTAGRGVDVRMSMPRGGETPLVTDLGEDAGSESDAVN
- a CDS encoding response regulator transcription factor gives rise to the protein MTGRSEPYRVFLVDDHGVFRSGVRAELASETDMAVVGEAGAVADAIAGILQSSPDVVLLDVHMPAGGGIAVLRGVADAAPQKSPVFLALSVSDAAEDVIATIRAGARGYVTKTIGGSELADSVRRVADGDAVFSPRLAGFVLDSFTGKSPVPEPHLDPELDSLTPREMEVLRLLARGFTYREIAEDLVISIKTVETHASNVLRKTQQSNRNALTRWAANRHIS